The DNA window gcaatgccaatagatcttTACAGTgacacctatttgctttgccagtgacTGTTTTACGCCCTCCCCCAGGTGGTCGCCTTGAAtgggtagtgggtaccttgggatgAATTTtcacaaagcaaaagaaaaatacttttaaaaaatggcTTCCTTGACTGTGCATACATGAAGGGTGCCTATTTTGAAATGATATTTCTATAGCTTTAAGAAAAATACTTCAAGGATGAATGCTGCATGTCTGTCTGCTGCTGCCAACTTTGAAGAAAAAGTATTccaagatatacacacacactttagcGACCATGTTCGAATGGTCTCCAAACCATTTAAGTATCCACCGGCTGATACATTGAAGGCAGTCATTGGAGCACTAGTCGACTGGGAGGGAAAGGAGGAGAAGGCATGCGGTCACTGGGTTGGGGGTAAGGACTTTTATTTATTAAGAGGGGAAGAGTCAGAAATAAGGGAGGGGTTAAAGTAGAGAGAGAAAGGACGTAGCCTCTCATGCGCCTCAATGCAGGATCTGAGATCAGCAGTGAAGGGATACATGTGTTCCAATTAAAACACAGTGAGACCGAAATGCTTCTTGGAAGGGACAGATGCAAGACTAAGGAGAAAAGTCTTCAGGTAGACAAGAAAACCGTTGAATCAAGAAAAATGGGTAGAGACAAAGCTCGCACTGAGTCTACTGGATACAATAGATTTGTTTGCCAACAGACCGCAAACAGTCTCTGTGTGACGTAAAAAACTGACATAATAGAAAAAGgccacttgctgaaagcagaagTTCTACTTCCACTTCACATGAGAGGCGAATGCTGGAGAGAAGATGTCTCAAATGTATAGGTGCTGGGTTAACAATATGGTACCAATAGCTTGCAGCAGTGTTTCCCAACCAGTGGTCCAGGGAACCCTAGGGGTCCGCgaggcctcttcagggggtccgcaactactaagaaaattaaataatactaacagattaggtccccagctttcagaaatgactcagtggggggtccctggattccaataaggattcagtggaggatttcaataaggattcagtggaGGTCACCGGGCTCTAGTAATGATAAACttggggcccacagaagtcaaacggttgggaATCACAGCTTACACTGTTCATGAAtcgtacgtgtgtgtgtgttttatactcaTGGTTTATGATGGTGCCaatctgggggggagggggaggggaaattatgCTGTTGTTTTAATGCGAGGACATGTTTGTTTGTACCATTATTTTCTGGAGTTGCTCTTTGTGTCTGGTGGAGTGGAGGAACAGTGTACCTGACATCATAGAATCAGTTTGTATTTGGAGTGAAAAACTGATGGCACCCCTAACTCAAATCATATAGGCTACGATTCAGGGTGCATTACAACCAGACTTCAGTACACCTGTGCCTCAAAAGAAATTAACCACAAGTCTCTGTGTCAGAAGCCCTGCCCTCCTGATGGAGAAACAGGAGTACAGATCATGGAAAGGGGGGGATAGCCGCTACAGACATGACTCCAAAATTTGATGTTGCAATGATGAGACTGGGAAGAAAATACGTTTTTATTGAAAATTTCCTCTTATAACATATTTTGAAAACCTCGAACCTAAATACCCAAGTGTACCATGAGATTCTTTGAGGTTAAATGAAAATAACTAAAGTGGCCGCTGCTGGATGAAACATTTGCAGTGGTGATTATTTTTTATGGTCccaattaaaatataaaattacaaaagGGCTCTGAGGTACTCCCTTCCTTTTCAGGCCTTGAAGGTAATTTGAGGATCTTTAGTAAGGGACTCGGGGTCGAGAAGCAGCCTCGTTTAACAATTCTTCCAGGGTCCTCTTCGCTAGAACAGAGCTTGTTCAGACCCTATCATTTCCAACTTACCTTTTCGAATCACTACCTTTTCGAATATTGAGCATATGTTTACCCAAACCACTTCCAATTTCTAGGTTCCGTCATCAAAAATAATTTCTAGAAATTTTGTTGCTCAGATTTCAAAATAGCTTTTTGCACAAATTGTTTTCCAAGATATTGGCAAACAAACGTTTTGTAACAGTTATTGAAAATGGAAGCAAAGAAATATTCACAAGGGCTAAAAATACATCTGTCAAAATATAGCGGTAAGCAAGGCGTCTGCAGGGAGGACtagcccttttttagggtcgagcctgctttgcatgcgctcgcgcatgcgtatagcagggagactctttagtatttagaaaagggctccgagccctgtcaacttatcgtcagtgctttttattggttcgtgggcttccctaattaaatcggcttgctttcattagtcgaaggcacgcataggtcatgccttttccggtggctagccctcctcgagcgcagcgaccaagtacagaaacatgcgaggctcgctgttttccatcgggctggtggacttttttttaaaactaatttacgagcccgatctcgcttggcagaagtcgagcgctttacattcttgatttcactttttcgggttacgtgcataaatgcacttttgcccgataggtgaaaagtcgggttaggagtttacaacgcgatcggctctaacacgagcaaacgcgagacccgatgcattgtaaatgcttgttgttttttgttAAGCCTTCACTCGAGGAGATTTTTGACCTTTCCCTACTGTGAACAGGGCGTCCTTTGCATACTTTTTTTGGAGGTTGGCTTATTCACGCGCAGGCAAACTCTGGTTAATCTTTAGTTTGCAAACTGTGGGTCTGTCATTCCCTTAGAGACCCGACTCTAGACGGATCCGGCACGTGGCTGCTCGCCGGCTGGGATTGCAGTGTCATTAGCAGGCCCCTTTGCGTGCGACGGGCTCCGAGACTTCTTTCAACGCTGGCTGACACGATAATTACGGTGCTAGGGAAGGGTCTGCGGCAGGTGCCGTTaattggtggggaggggggcgcacGACTGAACAACTTAAGTATGGGGCAAGTCCAGCCTTTGGGGATCATAAGCAgctctggcaaaaatgctcaagccAGTCATACGTCCTTCATCTCCATTTGCaacctcaccctttccatccattcCTTCTATCTCTCGCTCCTTCCCTCACTCTTTTCCATCTATTATCGCTTTCGCTATATCTTCCTCCTCCATTTCACCCATTCGCTCTCTTGAAGCCTCCCCATGCCTGCTGCAGTTAACCTCAGGGAGCTgcagagagtgacagaggcaccagaggTGTCCCCGCGCTTCCCAATCTGGCCTCTAAGGGTCCCAGCCTGCCGAGAAAATGGCTGGTGGGATAAAAGGCTTGTTTGGTCATTGTATGGGGTACATTGTATCTAAAATTGCCTTCAATGGTTGACATTAAagcctaaaatatatattttaattgaacATTTACCCTATCTGCATCCTTCCTCAAAGAAATGTAACCATGTAATcttgatttaattttatttaaagtgGCCTTTTGTAATTAAAgaagtattttcattttattttatatattataatTCAAGATCACTTTATAAACCTAATCAGTTTTTTCTCTCTTTGACTTAAGGTTACCCAAGACAAAATCATCTGTCTCCCCAACCATGTCTCCGCAGATGTTGTGTCTGACATTACCTGTGAAGAGTTTGCCCAGCAGACACAAAATGTCTCCAATCAAACCATGCCCAAGGCTGAGGCGAGAGAGATGAACGGGCTGAAGAATAACCTAGATTTACAGCAGTATAGCTTCATTAACCAAATGTGCTACGAGACGGCATTGCACTGGTACGCCAAGTACTTTCCCTACCTCGTCGTCATTCATACCCTGATCTTCATGATCTGCGGCAACTTTTGGTTCAAGTTCCCAGGTACGAGCTCCAAGATTGAGCATTTCATCTCCATCCTGGGTAAGTGCTTTGATTCTCCATGGACAACGCGGGCACTCTCTGAGGTCTCAGGGGAAAACCAAGAAAAGATGAACCAAATAGATCTGGAGAAAGACTTCAGACCAGCAAACCTGGATGAGACCATTGAATCCAGCCCTGTCAAAGAACTCACTTCTGCCCCCATCCCTGACAAAATAGTAGCAGAGTCCCCCACAGCCAGCCTGCTGGACAAAAAGGAGGGCGAGCAAGCTAAGGCCCTGTTCGAAAAAGTGAAGAAGTTCCGCATCCATGTGGAAGAGGGAGACATCCTCTATGCCATGTACATGAGACAGACATTCCTCAAGGTCTTCAAGTTTGTTTTGATCACGATTTATAATGCAGCGCTAGTGGGGAATATCCACTTCATTGTGCCTTGTAATATTAAGATGGAAGACATGACTGGATATGATAGCTTCTGCTGCAATCACACCAAAGCTCATCTCTTTTCCAAGTTGGCCATATCATACATTTGCTTCCTAGGCATTTATGGCCTCACTTGTGTTTATACTCTTTATTGGCTCTTCCACCGCCCGCTGAAGGAATACTCCTTTAAGCATGTGAGAGAGGAGACTGGGATCAGCGATATCCCTGATGTGAAGAATGATTTTTCCTTCATGTTGCACTTGATTGACCAGTATGACTCGCTGTACTCAAAGCGATTTGCTGTTTTCCTCTCCGAAGTCAGTGAGAACAAACTGATGCAGCTCAACTTAAACCATGAGTGGACGGTGGAAAAGCTTCAACAAAAGCTGCAGAAGAATGCCCAGAATCGAGTGGAACTTCACCTTTTCAAGCTCTCTGGCCTCCCTGAAACACTATTCGAGGTCACCGAAATTGAGGCCCTAAAGCTGGAAATGATTCATGATGTCACAATCCCACCCATGGTCTCCAAGCTTGTCAGTCTGGAAGAGCTTGGCTTGTACAATTGCCCAGTGAAGCTCCAGTATGCCTCCCTGACATTCCTGAGAGACCACCTCAAAGTACTCCGGGTGAAATTTGATGACATTAAAGAGATTCCTCTTTGGATTTATAATCTTCGGGGTCTTGAAGAGCTTCATCTAGTGGGTTTTTTGTCTCAAGATCTCTCCAAAACTATCTCTCTTGAAAGTCTTCGGGAACTGAAAAACCTCAAAACACTCTCCCTGAAAAGCAACCTGTCCAAAGTGCCTCCAACCATCACTGATGTGTCCACCCACCTCCAAAAGCTCAGCATACACAATGATGGCACCAAACTCTTAACCATGAACAACCTAAAGAAATTGTTTGCCCTCCGTGAGCTTGAACTGATTCACTGCGATCTGGATCGGATTCCCCATGCCATCTTTAGCTTGACCAATCTTCAGGAATTAGACCTGAAAGATAATAACCTCCACACGATTGAAGAGATTCTTAGTTTCCAGCACTGCCGGAAGCTGACGTGCCTAAAGCTTTGGTACAACCACATTGCCTACATACCTGAGCACATCCGTAAACTTAAGGGCTTGGAACAGCTCTACCTCAACCGCAACAAAATTTTGGTCCTCCCGCCTCAACTTTTCCTTTGCAACAAATTGAGGCAGTTGGATTTGTCCAACAATGAAATTCGCGAAGTGCCTCCAGAAGTGGGCATTCTGCAGAACCTCCAGTATTTTGCCATCACTGCAAACTGCATTGAGTCCTTACCCAATGAGCTCTTCTTCTGTCGGAAGCTCAAAACTTTGAAGGTGGGGCACAACAAGATTGGTGTCTTGTCTCCAAAGGTGGGCAGCCTCTCATTGCTGACCAAGCTAGAGCTCAAAGGGAACCGCCTCGAGGTCTTGCCCTTGGAAATAAGCGAGTGCACTGCCCTGAAACGCAGCGGCCTTGTTGTTGAAGCTGCACTCTTTGATTTGTTGCCTTCAGAAATTCGGCAACAAATGAGTGATGAATAATGCACATTATCAAGGACTGCAATTGCCTTAAGATTTGAAAGAGAAATCCTGGTGACCAAAATTCAGAGaaagccattgcactctagtcgGGAAGGAGAGTACATCTCAGTGTTATAGCTTTTTTTTCTGTTTACATTGGCCAAGCTATAAAAGTGCTTGGTGATCGATATAACTATGTGCAAGGCAAGCCATATTAGAATTATTTATTTGCTGACATTTTATTGTTTTACTGGGAATGTTGATAAATGGCCAGCTGTGCCTTTTGGTGGTGCAAATATCCTAAAGACTTCACACAGTAGGGCTGGTTCCCTCCATCGCTTTAGTTCAGTTAGTAGGATGTTAGGGCAGCCATCTTTAGAGACAAGGATGCCGTAGAGTAGTCATTGATGAAGAAGGAGTGAGACAATCTAGAAGTGCAAAATGGTAGATCACCTCTTCATTAAGTGGAGACTGAATTGGAAGGTCTCCTGGTGTAATATAACAAATAGGAACCTTCTACTTTGTCCCAATTAAATATTATATGACAACATTGAAGATGTGTTCGTGATAAAGGTCTCCCCATTGGTTGATAAAATGGTGCTTTTCGTTGTTGTCAGTATTGGAACTATGTAGGTGCTGCTGTTATGGCAAGACACTGTTCTGGAGGACTCTGTTTCAGTTTTTTCCCCGTGTGGGTGTGCAGCTCAGTCACCTCGACACTTGAGTAACTTAGGCAAGTACTGATTGGAAAAGTAAGGTGAGGTGGATGGACTCTTAACAAAACATGTTGCACAACACCGAAGGGTCTGGAACTTTAGTATTGTACAACAATTGATGAAATTTACTTTTTAGGTTTAACCAAGTACGTAAAATGCTACAGAGCTGGAggtccaaaaatgtttttaattttacgtTATGAGTGCAGGTAAAGAGGGGGCAGTCCACCGATTTAGTCCTTTGTAAATATTTACTGATTTACTCTGTAGTGCAGCCAGTGGGTCATGaggcctagtgcaaggaaggaaattgcCCCCCCGGCTGGCTCCTGTTTAAATTCTAAAATACAGCAATGAGCGGACTCAGGCCCCTggaccccggtgccactgcactaaTAGAAGCTCCGCCCCTGTATAACTTGTGTCTTTGCATATTCAGCCGTCGCAGATAATTCAACATCTTGAAAGGAGGAGAGAAGAAGACACCGTGAAAAATTCCTGTGGTTGTTTACTAAATGTGCACGCCAGCAAAGACTGCGAAAAAACAGACATCAAAACCAATCGGACCCTACTCTGGGCACTTCCgtggctgtgttttttttaatttgattccaTTACTCTTTGACAGGACTCCCCCCTTTTCCACTTCGTGTTTTGTTTATGGCAGATGGATTATTCTCCTCAATTTTCAAAACCTACTCTATGGTGTAGTTTTTTTCAATTTGATAAGATTGCAACACTAGAAATGTTGCTTGTAATCTCCAGCATTTTGGAAGTCTGCTTGCCTCTCCCTTATTCAGGCACCTTAGGTTCACAAGGTCGCCAGATGTTTGTTGGGACACCAAGGATGAAATATCACCCCGTGCATATGGGAACCTTAAGTCTTGTTCTTCGAAGGCTTTTGCCAAGATGTCCGGCTCTGTAGTTTGTAGAAAATCTCTTGGGAGTGCCAGTGGTGACTAATTGTGCAACCACAGATATGTGGGCTGGTCACAAACCCCATGCCTATCGCTGGCACAGCCATTGGCTGGCCTGTCAAATTTCTTTGAAGGGAACCAAAGCAGAGCTTCCAGCAGCCAGTTGTGGTTGTGAAGATCATGGAACTGGGCATTTTAAAGGACCGTCTCTGGTGTAGGCATTTTCAAATGGGTCCAATGTCACCCTCCCCCTAACAACTATGGCCTAGTTATCAGTCTTTCCCAAACTATTCCTTGACTGCAAGTGTCTCCCCTTGTGTGACACCGGCTGACCTGGTTATAGAGCTCTCCTCTTGCGAGACTACCTCTGACATGGATCGAAGACTAATTTAGTGCCTATCCATCATCCAGATGTAGCTTTGGCACCGGCCGGTCAACTCTTACCTCCCAGCAGCACACAGATCATGAGCTGCTCTGGCTCGCAGCGTTCCGTGGGAAGCGGGCACCTCTCCGCTTAAGCCTTCAACCCCATAAGCCTGAAGATATCATTCTGTAACACATGTGGCATTGTTTCAAAGAGCAGAGGCTGTGTGACGGGTTCCTGAAAAATAAAACTAGTTTTTATTCAAGGTTTTTACACCTTTGTGGTTTTCGGAGGCTGTACATGTGGCTCCACTGTGTACTAAATGTTGGCATTGCCAAAGACAttcttaattttatttattaaagaacaaTTCTTTTTAGTGTTTTCtgtgttttgtattgcttttaACTGTGTGGTGATGAGAGAAAACAAACTACTTATGTTTGCACATACTGTCTGTGAGCACTGTGACCAAATGGCGACCGCTCTAAGCTCAAAATCATCACTTGTTGGAATGGGTTTCGAAAGGGACATTCTTCTTGAACATGGCTTCATGCGATGTTTCTGGTTTGTTTCTGTCGTGATATTTTGGAGTGTTTGTCCTGTTACAATATGTTATCAAATTCATCATTACAGTGACCCAAACCTTCTACATATTCACCtgcattttttacttaaaaaattataaatataaaaatactaGTAGATGCATAAGGTCGCCAGATGGAAGCAAGTAGTTGGGATTGGAATATTATGAGACCAAGATTGAATATAATGTCTCGAGGGAGTGAGGGCAAGCCTGGTTCCAGGAATTGTTCTCTGGATGGGCAAAGGGTGCGTTCAGGTGGGCTATGGCGGGCCCAATTTATGTTGGTTGTGGAAGTAGCCTATAAGCCCTAGATTTAGCCTTgtacgtcgattcaccaaaatgccagggatagggAAAAGGACATCACACGTCCTTGAACTTAATGGCATCACAATGTATTACTATTGCCAACTCACCCTGCCGCACATATCCTCATTAGTTGTCCGAAGCATCCACCAAGCAAACAAATGGCCAAACGGCATGTTCAAAGTTTGTGCTGTTTACAAAGATTACTCTTCCTTCATGACTGGACAACCAATTGTGTCCCAATTACTTCCTATATTAACTTTTCCACCATCTTGAAAAGAGCAAGGTCACACAAATAACAAGCTAGTGTGACCCTATGCCATAGTCTCAGGAGCCAAAATTTCCTCCTGGCCAATAATTATCAAAGTTCACAGCCCTTCTGACCTTGTTTCATACTAAGAAAGTTAACCCAACCAGTAATTAAAAATCGTACTATTTATTAATCACAACTCTTTCTCCTCCAACACCTTTCCACCATGTCGAGCTAGGTAATAGTCACAGAGTTAATATAACATCTTATACATAACCAAAATGCTCATGAACAATACACCCTCACATGTATATATTTCAACTTTAAACCTCTTTCATTAATGTACGATCGATTGTATCTTCAAGGGCAATGTTGGAAACTTTACGTCTTCACATATCAATCCGCCCCTTCAAAAGGGGCAAAAATCACACAACCTTCTCCACATGAACTTATTCCAAAATCTCAGAGTCACAAATTACTCGAAGTTGGTCTCACCTTTAATTAACTCCCTGCTTAAATGTACTTATGAATTCTGGAGTGTGTCTCAAAAAGTAATTCATAGTCCTTACTGTTTTAAATGGCCAAACTCGTTCCTGTCTTAAGTCATTTAAACcaacaataaaaaattacaaacatcTTAAATAATAAATCAGCATCTAGTCAAAACAGATATAATACCCCTCCCAAACTGGAAAACTTAGTATTCAATAGATACCTCATATAACACAGTTCAAAGGATGTATCTTCTCAACAACATTCTCCAATAAACATCATATTGATCTAATATTGGTTTCATAAATATTCAAAAACGGTTGGGATACGTCCCAGTAGGGTCATATAGGGAGCAAGAGCCATGAGAGCAGTTTGGGATAGGGCCCAAAAGCAATTATACCAGGCGCAATAGATCCAGAGACTTCTAAATTGTGCAGGATAAAACCTAATAGCACAGGCTCAGATTACAGGCCAGAGATTTGTAAACTTTGTCCTGTAAGGCACTTTGGCACCGACCAGCTGTACCGATATTGACATCTACTTCCAATTAAAAGGGCAAAAAGTCTGTTACGGTGTTGGGTCGGTTCTAAGTAACCCAACATCGGTTCAAGTTACGTAATCGGTCTCTAGACACCTGAAGAAATTAGCAGTGGTTATTTAACGATCTATCTGGCACATTGGACAAAAAAAACCTCGGCAACGAAAGAAAGTAGGTCCATTGTCCCAGTTGTATGTGTATGAATATTATATTTcaaaactgaaaatatcaatgcatCCACCTCAGAAATTTGTGAGTGGCTTACAGTTATCAGGTACAGGTTCTGGTAGGACATTCCACGCTTTTAAGGTGAATAGGCTATAGGTGAAAACAAGTTTTCATTTAACCTAGGTCATGTAACCAAGAGTGAGGGGGGCTGTATTTCAATGtgtttgtatcatttttttttccGTAACATTTATTTTTGCCGGTTATTGGAGGAGTTAGACGCGCCTATCGCGGAATTGGTAGATTTTTGCAAGGGGAGGTGCATGGGGCTAGTCACTGGACACGCCTGCAACAATTATGGCCCAGCACAACTGGCTTTTCCAGAGGCTTTAGCCTTTCTAGAGCGCCTCAGAATTCCCAGTATCTCAATCAGCCACAAGCTGCGCAACAGATACAGTTGACTGCAACATCTTTTCCATTTTTAGCTTCTTACCCAAGAGAACATTTCAGTTGACTTGACAAAGATAGTTTCAACTCGATCTAGGTGCACTTTTGGCTTGTATATATCCAGCAGTAACGAGGAAAATTATACTGAAAATACTGTTTGAACCCTCCAGGCACCATCAAGACTGAAATTACcaggtgtaaaaaaataaataaataaaaaagcagccAGACTTTTCTCTGGAACAATTCAATAGATGTCTAAAAACAACAAGGCACGATTAGGGCCCTGTTTAACCTTATGTAACTAGGGAACTGGGATTTTCCACCTGGATTGGTGTACCATTGAAACCTTACTCTGCGGATTAGAACTATGAAAAATACAGGCTGGGCAAGCACACGCCGAGAACCTTTTAAGTGTGGGAAGGCCTCACGGTGGTCAGAGGCCCGTCTAGGAGCGGCTGTTTGCAGAATTCGTAGAAAGGCCTCTGATAAGGCCCTTATCTTTTAAGAGCAGAGACGTGCACAAGAATAGAGTAGAAGCAGAAGGTGAGGCCTACTCCCCTTGAATGCGGTGCCACCATCAGGAGGTCTGCAAACAAGGCCCGGTCTGTACCAGTCTCTCCGTTGAAAGCATGGTGGACAAAGACAGACTTTGTTGAGTTTGGACAAGCCCGGAAGTGGCGCGAAAGGGACAGAGCGTTTGCATCACCACCAGGGGTGCAACGACCAGAGGGCTTTGAGGGTGTCGGCTGCAGTCGGCTGGGCTGTGGTTATCGGTTCCCTTATTTGAAGTATTTTGCTGGCTTTCGGAGGACCTTTAGCTTCTTGACGAGGCACTGTTTATTTTGTGATTGCTGTCTGAGCCCCCTGGTGCACCACAATGCAAGTCAATGGTAAGGCGGAAACAAACCGCAAACGTTTTTGCCTACAACATTTAAACTATATTCTGTTCCTTCCTCCACCTATTTTTACATTCATTCTTTATTCACCAACATGCTTAGTCGTTCGACTGGAAAGCTGCATCAGGATCCTGAGATCCTGGTTTTCCTCTACACTCACGTGCAgtaggacatggcacacaggcaaaGTGATTCTCTCATTTGCATTGGACAACATCCCCGTGCAAATGAGGG is part of the Pleurodeles waltl isolate 20211129_DDA chromosome 4_2, aPleWal1.hap1.20221129, whole genome shotgun sequence genome and encodes:
- the LOC138292879 gene encoding volume-regulated anion channel subunit LRRC8E-like, translated to MIPVAEFKQFTEQQPAFKVLKPWWDVLAEYITVAMLMIGVFGCTLQVTQDKIICLPNHVSADVVSDITCEEFAQQTQNVSNQTMPKAEAREMNGLKNNLDLQQYSFINQMCYETALHWYAKYFPYLVVIHTLIFMICGNFWFKFPGTSSKIEHFISILGKCFDSPWTTRALSEVSGENQEKMNQIDLEKDFRPANLDETIESSPVKELTSAPIPDKIVAESPTASLLDKKEGEQAKALFEKVKKFRIHVEEGDILYAMYMRQTFLKVFKFVLITIYNAALVGNIHFIVPCNIKMEDMTGYDSFCCNHTKAHLFSKLAISYICFLGIYGLTCVYTLYWLFHRPLKEYSFKHVREETGISDIPDVKNDFSFMLHLIDQYDSLYSKRFAVFLSEVSENKLMQLNLNHEWTVEKLQQKLQKNAQNRVELHLFKLSGLPETLFEVTEIEALKLEMIHDVTIPPMVSKLVSLEELGLYNCPVKLQYASLTFLRDHLKVLRVKFDDIKEIPLWIYNLRGLEELHLVGFLSQDLSKTISLESLRELKNLKTLSLKSNLSKVPPTITDVSTHLQKLSIHNDGTKLLTMNNLKKLFALRELELIHCDLDRIPHAIFSLTNLQELDLKDNNLHTIEEILSFQHCRKLTCLKLWYNHIAYIPEHIRKLKGLEQLYLNRNKILVLPPQLFLCNKLRQLDLSNNEIREVPPEVGILQNLQYFAITANCIESLPNELFFCRKLKTLKVGHNKIGVLSPKVGSLSLLTKLELKGNRLEVLPLEISECTALKRSGLVVEAALFDLLPSEIRQQMSDE